One stretch of Chiroxiphia lanceolata isolate bChiLan1 chromosome 1, bChiLan1.pri, whole genome shotgun sequence DNA includes these proteins:
- the NEUROD6 gene encoding neurogenic differentiation factor 6 has translation MLTLPFDESVVMPESQMCRKFSRESDDQKQMKNPESFSKQIMLRGKNIKRSPGEDTEKEEEEEEREEEDENGLPRRRGLRKKKTSKIRMERIKFRRQEANARERNRMHGLNDALDNLRKVVPCYSKTQKLSKIETLRLAKNYIWALSEILRIGKRPDLLTFVQNLCKGLSQPTTNLVAGCLQLNARSFLMGQAGEGTHHTRTPYSTFYPPYHSPELGTPPGHGTLDNSKSVKPYNYCSAYESFYESTSPECASPQFEGPISPPPINYNGIFSLKQEESLDYGKNYNYGMHYCAVPSRGPLGQSSMFRLPTESHFPYDLHLRSQSLTMQDELNAVFHN, from the coding sequence ATGTTAACACTGCCATTTGATGAGTCTGTTGTAATGCCAGAATCCCAGATGTGTAGAAAGTTTTCAAGAGAAAGTGATGAccaaaagcaaatgaagaacCCAGAAAGCTTTTCAAAGCAGATCATGCTCCGAGGAAAGAATATTAAAAGATCTCCTGgagaagacacagaaaaagaggaggaggaggaagagagagaagaggaggatgagaatGGCTTACCTAGGCGAAGGGGCCTTcggaaaaaaaagacaagcaagATAAGAATGGAAAGGATCAAATTCAGGCGACAAGAAGCCAATGCTAGAGAGAGGAATCGCATGCACGGCCTTAACGATGCCCTGGACAATTTAAGGAAAGTGGTCCCTTGTTATTCTAAAACACAAAAACTGTCCAAAATAGAAACTTTAAGACTAGCCAAGAACTATATTTGGGCTCTTTCTGAAATCCTGCGCATTGGCAAGAGACCCGACCTGCTCACCTTTGTCCAAAACTTGTGTAAGGGTCTGTCACAGCCAACTACAAACTTGGTGGCAGGATGCCTGCAGCTGAATGCCAGAAGTTTCCTAATGGGCCAGGCGGGTGAAGGCACCCATCATACCCGCACACCCTACTCCACCTTCTATCCCCCCTACCACAGCCCAGAGCTTGGCACCCCCCCAGGGCATGGGACTCTAGACAACTCCAAGTCCGTGAAACCTTACAATTACTGCAGTGCTTACGAGTCCTTCTATGAAAGCACTTCCCCGGAGTGCGCCAGCCCACAGTTTGAAGGTCCCATAAGTCCTCCCCCCATTAACTATAATGGGATATTTTCCCTGAAGCAAGAAGAAAGCTTGGACTATGGCAAAAATTACAATTACGGCATGCATTACTGTGCAGTGCCATCCAGGGGTCCCCTTGGGCAGAGTTCGATGTTCAGGTTGCCTACAGAGAGCCACTTCCCTTACGACTTACATCTGCGCAGCCAGTCTCTCACCATGCAAGATGAATTGAATGCGGTTTTTCATAAttaa